The region TCATAAGACGTGCTTTCGGCGCGCAGGCGCCGCTGGAGCGTCCGCGCGCTCATGCGTAACGAGGCGGCGGCGGCGGCGAGCGAGAGGTCCCTCTCGGGCAGGTGATCGGAGACGAACGTGCGCACCCGATCCGTGAGCGAGGAAGAGGGGCCGAGCCGCGCGAGGGCCGCGTCGGCGTGGCGCTGGAAATACGCGTGCATGGCCTCGTTGGCGAGGGGCATGCGCTGGTCGAAGAGGTCCGCGGGCAGGACCACCTCGTCGACCGGGGAGGCGAAGCTCACGGGCGCCTGGAAGATCACCTCGTACGCTGCGCGGTCGGGCGGCGGCTCGCCTCGAAATCGTATGGCGACGGCGGAGGCCGGCTCGGCGACGAGCCGGGGCGCGTTGACGCCGACGTCGAAGGCGAACATCTGCGCCATGAGGTGGTGCGCCGGCCTCTCGGGGCCAAACGGCTCGTAACGGAGGTGCGCGCGCCCCTCCTCGACGACGAGCGAATACCGCTCGCCGTCGTTCCAGAGGCGCTGGTATTGCATGGTGCGCCCCATGGCCGCGCCGAAGGTGGGGCTCGTGAGAATGAGGAAGCCGAGCACGTCGAACACGTCGACCTCGACGCCGGACGCGACCTTCACGCCGAAGAGCGGGTCGTCCGCCATCACCCGCGCGGCCTCCACGAGCGTGTAGATCGCGGTGAGGGGCACGCGTTCTCCCGGTGATTGGAGGTCTCTGCCGGAGAGGCCCGCCGCGTGGCAGAGGGCCGCCGTGTCGACCCCGCTCGCCCGCGCGACCTCGACGATCCGGCCTGCGAGGCGCGCGTCGTGGGTCGGCTGTCGCTTGAAGTCATCGTTTCTGTCGTCCGATGTCACTGACATTCGTCCTCGGGGGGCGCATCCTCGGCGTCGAGGTCTCGAGGAACATGCCACAACGGACACGCGGCGCGAACCATCCCCTTCCCCTGCTCGAGGGCGCGGCGCCACCGCTGCCGCGTGATTGCTGGTATCCGATCGCGTCCGCGCGTCGTGTCCGCGAGCGTCCGCTCACCGTCCGGCGGCTCGGCCGGGCCCTCGTGCTCTGGCGCGACGCGGCCGGCGCGCTCGTGGCGCATGACGCGCGATGCCCGCATCGCGGGGCGGATCTCGGCCTCGGGCGCGTGGTGTCGGGCGAGCTCGCGTGCCCGTATCACGGGTTTCGTTTCGGCGCCGACGGCGCGTGCACGGCAATGCCCTGCGAGCCCGACGGCAAGCCGAGCCGGCGGGATCTCTCGATTCGAAGGTACGAGGTCCGCGAGTTTCGTGGCCTCGTATGGCTCTGGCACGGGGACGACGCTGGAGATCGGCCGCCGCTGCCGTGGTTCGAGGAGCTGCCCGCGTCGGATCGGCATGGCTGGGACCACGAGGAGGAGTGGCCGCTCCCGCAGCTCCGGGTGATGGAGGGGATGCTCGATTTGCACCACGCGCCGTTCGCGCACAGCCGTTTTCTGGGCGGCGTCGGGACGGTGCTCGATCCGTACGAGGTGACGGTCGAGGGGGACACGGTGCGCACGTTCGGCACGCTGCGCAGGCCCGGGGACGGCGCGGGGCGAGGGTTCTCTGCGGGTATGGACGCGCGGCTGCCCGGCGTGTTGCGGATCCGCTTCGGGAAACGGATGATGGGTATCGTCGCGGCCACGCCGATCGACCACGACTCGACGTGGATCTTCGCGCGGTATTTCGTCGAGGTGCCGATCCTGGGCAAGCTCTTCGCGGCGCTCTCCTTGTGGGCCGAGTTCGGCCTGGTGCAGCCCGAGGATCAGCGCATGTTGCTGTCGACGTCGCCGCGCGAGCCCGACGTGCGCGACCACAAGCTCGTCCGCGCGGATCTAGGGATCGCGCAATGGCACAAGCTGTTCTCGCGGGCGGCGCGGGGGGAGGTGCGCGAGCGCGCCTCGTGACGGGCGACGTGCGCGGGGAGGTGGAGGGGGGCTACCGGGAGAGACGCCGGACTGCGCCGGGAGGGGTCGGCGGGGGCGGGCGACTTCGGCGAGAGCGCGCGGGGAGGGGTCGACGCGAGGTTTCGGCGACACGCGAGGGCGCGGGGAGGGGTCCCCGCGGGATTTTCTTGGCGGCGAGGTCGAGGGGAGGGGGTCGCGCCCGGAAAACGGGGCGTGGTTTTTTGGGCGGGGAGGGGTCCCCGCGGGATTTTCTTGGCGGCGAGGTCGAGGGGAGGGGGTCGCGCCCGGAAAACGGGGCGTGGTTTTTTGGGCGGGGAGGGGTCCCCGCGGAGACTTGGGGCGTGGTTTTTTGGGCGGGGAGTGGTCCCCGCGAGGACGCGCGCGCGAAATTTTCGGCGGGGAGGCCTCCCCGAGGCGCGCCGCTTCGGCTCGGCGTCCTCGCGGAGGCATCGCGGCGCGTTTGTGAAGGGGCTTTCGGCAGGGTTCGGACCTCCGGTATCGTCCGTGCGGGAGAAACGTATGCGCCGTGGGCTGCTCGCTCCGATCTTGCTGCCGCTTGCCCTCGGGATGTGCGCCTCACCTGCGCGCGCGGACGCGCCGCCGAAGAAGACGCCCTGGGTCGTCGCGGCGTGTATGCGTCCGCATGGGCCGGGGATCGTTCGGTGGACGTACGATCATGCGGGCAAGCCGGTCACCGAGGAGCCTTGGATCACGCTGATTGCGGAGAGCAGCGCGCACCATCCGATCTTCGTCTTCAATCCGCGGGTGGGGTCGAAGACCCGGTACATGATCCCGACCGAATGGAGGCGGGCGTGGTCGGGCCGTTCCGGGTGATGCGGCACTTCACGGCGAAGTACAAGCGGGCGTGGCAAGCTCATCACATCTACGAGACGGCGAAGATGGAGAAGATCGGCCTCGACGCCCTGGATGGGCCGTCGGTGATCCTCTCCAGCGAGCAGCACACGCTGATGACGAACAGGCTGCGCGAGGCTACGGGAAGGATTGACCCCACGAAGCTGAAGGAACTATGGGAGGCGTACAAGAAAGTCTACGAGCTGAACCCCCACTGGCTCAAGGCGATTGCTCACTACTTCGGGGAATGAGCGCCTCAGCAGGACCACGATGCAAACCAAAAGTAAAATCATATTCAACGCGCACGATATTCCGGGGCG is a window of Polyangium spumosum DNA encoding:
- a CDS encoding AraC family transcriptional regulator, which codes for MSVTSDDRNDDFKRQPTHDARLAGRIVEVARASGVDTAALCHAAGLSGRDLQSPGERVPLTAIYTLVEAARVMADDPLFGVKVASGVEVDVFDVLGFLILTSPTFGAAMGRTMQYQRLWNDGERYSLVVEEGRAHLRYEPFGPERPAHHLMAQMFAFDVGVNAPRLVAEPASAVAIRFRGEPPPDRAAYEVIFQAPVSFASPVDEVVLPADLFDQRMPLANEAMHAYFQRHADAALARLGPSSSLTDRVRTFVSDHLPERDLSLAAAAASLRMSARTLQRRLRAESTSYEDLVDDVRRGRAMVYLDARLTLAEVAHLLGYAEQSVFHRAFKRWTGMPPEAWRAHASRG
- a CDS encoding aromatic ring-hydroxylating oxygenase subunit alpha, translating into MSLTFVLGGRILGVEVSRNMPQRTRGANHPLPLLEGAAPPLPRDCWYPIASARRVRERPLTVRRLGRALVLWRDAAGALVAHDARCPHRGADLGLGRVVSGELACPYHGFRFGADGACTAMPCEPDGKPSRRDLSIRRYEVREFRGLVWLWHGDDAGDRPPLPWFEELPASDRHGWDHEEEWPLPQLRVMEGMLDLHHAPFAHSRFLGGVGTVLDPYEVTVEGDTVRTFGTLRRPGDGAGRGFSAGMDARLPGVLRIRFGKRMMGIVAATPIDHDSTWIFARYFVEVPILGKLFAALSLWAEFGLVQPEDQRMLLSTSPREPDVRDHKLVRADLGIAQWHKLFSRAARGEVRERAS